The following are encoded in a window of Castanea sativa cultivar Marrone di Chiusa Pesio chromosome 9, ASM4071231v1 genomic DNA:
- the LOC142611294 gene encoding putative disease resistance protein RGA1, producing the protein MPEFAFSVAGKVIEKLGSLAYQEISLTRNIASDLKKLQDTMSTVQAVLLDAEEKQATNHLLSVWLERLKVVFLDAMDVLDEFECEDLRRQVVKKYEGTSRKVCRFFSSSNSLAFRCKMGHRVKEIRERLDLIAKDRDQFQLEVRLDDNRVVYRETHSFVRDRDVIGRADDKQKIIDLLMLPNDNDNISVISIVGIGGLGKTRLAQWVYNDERVAKNFDPKIWVCVSEDFNVLKLAKEMLKLAGGGISENMSLEEVQVRLRRILNEKRFFIVLDDVWNEDRNKWIDLKSLLIGGQGSKILVTTRSHKVALTMAPGLIHDMKGLPKNDCLLLFLRCAFNEREHEQYPNLVKIGEEIVKKCGGVPLAVKTLGSLLYSKTEERDWISTRENDIWKLKQKEDDILPALRLSYNKLPSYLKQCFAYCSLYPKDFRYYNVDLIQCWMANGLLEKSNKNSEELEDIGEQYLKELLSRSFFQEVNNEGNILWSFKMHDLLHDLSSYVAQNDYCLIQDTNKTNNFEKARHVSILDHKLSVDAAITLLKKLSNNMQTINFSFKYWPGDEGLGININETLVETCILRFKHLRLLNLRYSKLETLSSSIGTLKHLRYLNLSGNRNIKKLPDSICNLQNLETLILRDCEDLEELPGDIRKMVSLRCFEITTRQTHLPANGIGCMRSLRELFFSKCHKLECLPQGMKDLTALESLGISFCRKLNLMEGDDYPMRLRELTISGLPQLVSLPQWLKGSANTLQFLLIFGCENLAVLPEWLSDLSSLCKLQIHSCRKLSSLPEGMDRLTALRELQIVDCPELRRNCEREVGKDWGKMIKFTWEYK; encoded by the coding sequence atgcCGGAGTTTGCCTTTTCCGTTGCAGGAAAAGTTATCGAGAAGCTAGGCTCCCTTGCTTACCAAGAGATATCATTGACACGGAACATTGCAAGCGATTTGAAAAAGCTTCAGGATACCATGTCCACCGTCCAAGCCGTGCTGCTGGATGCTGAGGAGAAGCAAGCAACAAACCACCTGCTGAGCGTTTGGCTGGAGCGGCTCAAAGTTGTCTTTCTTGATGCCATGGATGTGCTGGATGAATTCGAGTGTGAAGATCTACGGAGGCAAGTGGTGAAAAAATATGAAGGCACTAGCAGAAAGGTATGTCGTTTCTTTTCATCTTCTAACTCGCTTGCCTTCCGTTGTAAAATGGGTCATAGAGTTAAGGAGATCAGAGAGAGGCTAGATTTGATAGCAAAGGATAGAGATCAATTTCAGCTTGAGGTGCGACTCGATGATAATCGTGTTGTGTACAGGGAGACCCACTCCTTTGTTCGTGATCGTGATGTCATTGGGAGGGCTGATGACAAGCAAAAGATCATAGATCTTTTGATGCTCCCTAATGATAATGATAACATTTCTGTGATTTCTATTGTGGGAATCGGAGGTCTGGGCAAGACCAGACTTGCTCAATGGGTGTATAATGATGAAAGGGTAGCTAAAAATTTTGACCCCAAAATTTGGGTGTGTGTATCAGAAGACTTCAACGTTTTAAAATTGGCAAAAGAAATGCTTAAGTTGGCAGGTGGTGGGATTAGTGAAAACATGAGTCTGGAGGAAGTGCAAGTTAGATTAAGaagaattttaaatgaaaaaagattCTTTATAGTTTTGGATGATGTCTGGAATGAGGATCGTAACAAATGGATTGACCTTAAGAGTTTGTTAATAGGAGGACAAGGAAGTAAAATTCTTGTCACTACGCGTAGCCACAAAGTTGCCTTAACGATGGCTCCTGGACTAATCCATGACATGAAAGGTCTTCCAAAAAATGATTGTTTGTTATTGTTCTTAAGATGCGCATTCAATGAAAGAGAGCATGAACAATATCCAAATCTAGTAAAGATTGGAGAggaaattgtgaaaaaatgtgGAGGTGTTCCTTTGGCTGTGAAGACTTTAGGGAGCTTACTTTATTCTAAAACTGAGGAGCGTGATTGGATCTCTACAAGGGAAAATGATATATggaaattaaagcaaaaagaagacgACATTTTACCTGCATTAAGATTGAGTTACAATAAATTGCCATCATATTTAAAACAATGTTTTGCTTATTGCTCATTATATCCAAAGGATTTTAGGTATTACAATGTAGACTTAATTCAGTGTTGGATGGCAAATGGGCTCCTCGAAAAGTCCAACAAAAATTCTGAAGAGTTGGAAGATATTGGAGAACAATATTTAAAAGAGCTGTTATCAAGATCTTTCTTTCAAGAAGTTAATAATGAAGGCAATATTCTTTGGTCATTTAAAATGCATGATTTGTTACATGATCTTTCGTCATATGTTGCACAAAATGATTATTGCTTAATTCAAGACACTAATAAGACCAACAACTTTGAAAAGGCTAGACACGTTTCAATTTTGGACCATAAGTTGAGTGTTGATGCAGCAATAACCCTTTTAAAGAAATTGAGTAACAACATGCAGACTATTAatttctcatttaaatattggCCAGGTGATGAAGGCCTTGGTATTAATATTAATGAAACATTGGTGGAAACATGCATCTTGAGATTTAAGCACCTGCGCTTGCTAAATTTAAGATATTCAAAGTTGGAAACGTTGTCAAGCTCAATTGGTACTTTGAAGCATTTGAGATATCTCAACTTAAGTGGAAATAGGAATATCAAGAAATTGCCTGACTCCATTTGCAATCTACAAAATTTGGAAACTTTGATATTACGGGATTGTGAAGATCTTGAAGAGTTGCCAGGGGATATAAGAAAGATGGTTAGCCTCAGATGTTTTGAAATAACGACAAGACAAACGCATTTACCCGCCAACGGAATCGGGTGCATGCGTTCTCTTCGAGAATTGTTCTTTTCCAAATGTCATAAACTAGAGTGTTTGCCGCAAGGTATGAAAGACCTAACTGCGTTGGAATCTCTGGGTATTTCATTTTGTAGAAAACTTAATTTAATGGAAGGGGATGACTACCCGATGAGGCTTCGAGAACTCACTATTTCTGGGTTGCCACAATTAGTGAGTTTGCCCCAATGGCTTAAAGGATCTGCCAACACTCTAcagtttttacttatttttggtTGTGAGAACTTGGCGGTATTGCCAGAGTGGCTTTCGGATCTCAGTTCACTTTGCAAGCTTCAGATTCATAGTTGCCGAAAATTATCGTCTCTACCAGAAGGGATGGATCGTCTCACTGCCCTAAGAGAACTGCAAATTGTTGATTGTCCTGAATTGAGGAGAAATTGTGAGCGAGAGGTAGGCAAAGATTGGGGCAAGATGATCAAATTCACTTGGGAGTATAAGTAG
- the LOC142611298 gene encoding protein FATTY ACID EXPORT 1, chloroplastic-like, with the protein MQFCFGIPYGGLVTSGGLLGFVFSRNLATLSSGVLFGGALLALSTFNLKIWRLGKSSLPFILGQADKESISNRFLRCY; encoded by the exons ATGCAATTTTGTTTTGGCATCCCTTATG GTGGACTGGTTACAAGTGGTGGACttcttggttttgttttctCAAGAAATCTTGCAACTCTTAGCTCTGGTGTGCTCTTTGGAGGTGCTTTGCTAGCTCTCAGCACCTTTAACTTAAAGATCTGGAGGCTAGGAAAATCCAGTTTGCCCTTCATTCTAGGACAAGCAG ACAAAGAAAGTATTTCCAACAGGTTTTTACGCTGCTATTAG